GCCTCAATCAACACTTGTCTGACTGGGATATCAAGTTGTTTGATGAGCCTTGTGATAATGTTTAGTTGCTTATGGTGATCTTGAACCCATAAACTATTGGTTCGAATGTCAACAGCCACTCTACCTCGTTCTGATAAAAAAGCTTCTTTTTTTTCTTGTAATACAATAGCAATGTCAGCAGCTTTTGCATAATTAATTCGAAATAACATTGACTGTAGGGGAGCTAAATTGGTTGTTTCAAATTTTGCCTGCCGTATATTTTTCTCACGTTTAGTCAGCTCGTCAGTAGGTGCGATAAACATGATCTTTCCCATTCGTCGTTTCTCTAAGGATTGGGTTGTTAAAATAATATCCAAAGCCTGTTCCCAGGATACATCATTCAAACTCAGCGTAATATTCCCCGTTACTGTATCACTGACAACCATATTTTTTCCAGTAAATTCAGCTAATAATTGTAAAACAACTCTCACTTCGATATCTTGAAAATTTAAGGAAATTCGCTTATCACCTAATTTACTTTTAATAATTCCATCTTTCTTTTCGCTTTTTACATCCATTTTGGTTGGTTGTGGTATTGAAAAATTATGAGCCACTATCTCTTTGCTAAAAGGAAAGAACAGGCATAAGCCTAGAAGTAATTTATACAAATTTAACCCTTAGCCTTACGACCTAATCTAACCCTAACTATTTTTTGTTGCCATTTCCCATCTGAAAAAAAATGGGTACGAAATAGCAACACCTCGTTATTAATTTTAACGAGCTCTATATTCTCTTTCCCAATACAATCCCCCGGCTTAACGACTGAAATTTTTCCATTAGGCTCTTTGACTAAAACCCAACTTTTAGAATTTGACTGCAATGAGCCTACAAATTTTAAAGAATTAAAAATAAACTGTCTAAATTCCCTTGAATAATTTTCTTCTAAATTTTGTTTATCCACAGCGCTACTAATAATAAAGGGATTTCTTTTATTACTTACGGGATAATTAAATTTTTTTAATGATTTAAATACAGTTATATTTCCTTGAAACAATGTTTTTCTACTTTTTATCCTTTGAATATATTGAAATAAATCATTGTCTGATGCCCCACAAGATACCAACATTAAAATACAACCTCCTAAAACTATTTTTCTTATCGGAGTCATTTTATAGATGAGTAATAACTTTAAATGTTACTTTCATTAATAACTTATTGGATAAGTCTTTCGCACTCTTTGAGACTATTTTACTCACTTTAAAATCCCCAAAAGTTATCAAATAAGGCAAATACTCCACCCGACTTAAAAAGGTTGCCAACTGTTCATACTGTCCGGTTACTGCAAGTTGAATAGGTAATTCGACATAGAACTCTCGCTTTACCTCATGCATAGGAGCAAAAAAATTCACCGCAAGTTTATTTGCTCTGGCTAATTTAAAAATATTCTCCGTCAAAGCTGAGACATTTTTCTTTTTGGGAAATAATTTAAGTACCTTATTGAATTCTTTATTAAAAATTTCTTTCTTCTTGTTATAATCATCAATTGTTGCTGCTATAACTTGTTTTTTCTCAAAGCTTTCTTTTAACCTAATCTCTTGCTCTATGAGCATCTCATATTGCGCTTTAGTTTCCTTAAAAAAAAGCAAGTAATTGATAGTAAAAATTAAAATTGCAATGAAAGTAGTACTTATAAATTTGTATGTCACTAACCACTGAACAAGTTTATCAGTCTTAATCGCTTTAGATTCTTTCTTGTTGATTTGAATCATCCTGAAATTCCATATTAGCTTTTAATTTGAACTCGTTAAATGCCTCTCCTTGGGATTGTTTTTTCATTATCTCAATCAATTCTGCATTTCTTACCCAGGCATTATTTGCTAAATTTCTCATCATAACTCCAATATCTTTATGATTCTTTGCCTGTCCCAATATAATTATTTTTTCATTAATTTTTGATAATGAATTCAAACTTATATTATCAGGAATTTTTCTTGATAACTCATCAAGAAAATGAACAATAAAAACAGGGTTTTCCTGCATGTACGTTAAATAATTTAAACGATTTGAAATTAAGCGTATGTTTGCATTAATTCTCGATATTTTCTTAATATTTTTATCTAAATATTCAATTTCTCGGATAAGAATTTCATTTCGAGTGGATTGTTTCGCTTTTTCATTTTTTAAATAAAAATTAAGAATTGTTGAACTGATAACTGACACCAGTAGACCAGTCGTTATTATTAATTTTAATTTCTTCTTAAATTCCATTCTTCTTAGCGCACGCCAGGGAAGTAAATTAATTTCATTCATATTACACTTCCCCTCGAAGTGCTAAGCCGCACGCTATAAGAAGAGATGGCGCTTTTTCTAAGATTTCCCTAAATGAAATATTCGATGAGTACTCCATGTTTTTGAAAGGGTTTGCAATGGATACTGGAATTTTGATTTTATCTTCCAATCTCTGACAGATTTTAGTTAAGAGTTCTTTTTCACCTGCAAGAAAAACGTGTTCAACAACACAATCCATTTGGGTTGAATAAAAAAATTGTAAGTTTTTTTTAATTTGACGAATTATGACGTCTATATTTTCTAGTTTTGTACTAGGTGCAATATGGGAAAATGGATCCTCACAATTTTGCCACCCTAAGGGATCGAACCATTGAGTGCTGCAAAACTTCTCTTCATGAGTAAAAACTATATTATTTTCCTTAAAGACATACAGCTGTATATACAAATGATTAATTTTAAAAATTGCTATTTGCTGTATCGTTCTTGATTTTTCTAACAGAGGGACCACTCGTTCAATAGCACTGGACTCTATCTCTATTGTCTTTGCTAATAAATTAGCAGGCTTCAAAGCCTCAACGCGTTTGCTAACTTGCTCGGAACGACATGCAATAATTTGAACATTCAACTTCCCTTTTTCTTCCGCGCAGGGTCCTTGTATAACAAAATCCATATTAATTTCATGCAGAGGGTAACTAAGATATTTACAGAGCTCAAAATAAATAGCCTCTTCTATTTCCGCGTCGACTAAATCAGCCCTTATTTGGATAGTTTTCGTTATAATTGCTGAGTCTGGTACAGCTAACACGACAAAATTACCGGACAAAGAAGAAGTCATTGTAATTCTTTTTAAACAATGCGCTATTGCATCTATATCTCTTAATTGATTATCAACAATCGTATGGGGCGGCAATACTGACGAAGCAAAGTTTTCTATACAATAGTTGTCAGCAACATGTGATATTTGGAGAATATTAATTTCTGATGGGGTTATATCCATGCCCAAAGACGGGCGTGAGCGAAGACGCTTGAACACTTCAATTCCTTATTTTGCTTATTGGACTTAAGTAAGTTGCTCTTTTCCTGTATCCAACTTACATGCAGGCAAATATAACTTAATCCCAAAAAAAAATAAATATTTTTCTTGAAAATCAAATTGATGGATATTTTAGGCCTAAAATTTGACGTATTAACTTCTGACTTAACCGACTGTCCAACACTTGCACTCATCGGTTTGTTTACATATAGTGGATTAGCTAGTTTTTTAGCATCAATCGTAAATGTTAAAAGGAGTTTCTATGTCACGACTGCAAACTATCATCAATTCCTTAGCTCAAGTTATTCTGGATTACGGCGTATCACAGCGATTAAAAACAGAATCATTAAAGGTCTTACTCAAAAAACCTCATCTAGAATTTATAGAAGCACTACAAACTGTTATTAATGATGGTACTAAAGATTATGTGAAGCGCCTGAGTTTACTTAATTATCTTCTTTTTGAAATTAAACAGTTAAAACCTTTAGTTGACCGGGATATTCCCTTGCGTGAAGAAGAACGACTCCTGGTACAACAACATTTACAAGCCTTGATAGTTAATATCCAATTACTGTTAAGAACGTCTCA
The nucleotide sequence above comes from Legionella hackeliae. Encoded proteins:
- a CDS encoding pilus assembly protein PilP, with amino-acid sequence MTPIRKIVLGGCILMLVSCGASDNDLFQYIQRIKSRKTLFQGNITVFKSLKKFNYPVSNKRNPFIISSAVDKQNLEENYSREFRQFIFNSLKFVGSLQSNSKSWVLVKEPNGKISVVKPGDCIGKENIELVKINNEVLLFRTHFFSDGKWQQKIVRVRLGRKAKG
- a CDS encoding type IV pilus inner membrane component PilO, which gives rise to MIQINKKESKAIKTDKLVQWLVTYKFISTTFIAILIFTINYLLFFKETKAQYEMLIEQEIRLKESFEKKQVIAATIDDYNKKKEIFNKEFNKVLKLFPKKKNVSALTENIFKLARANKLAVNFFAPMHEVKREFYVELPIQLAVTGQYEQLATFLSRVEYLPYLITFGDFKVSKIVSKSAKDLSNKLLMKVTFKVITHL
- a CDS encoding PilN domain-containing protein, yielding MNEINLLPWRALRRMEFKKKLKLIITTGLLVSVISSTILNFYLKNEKAKQSTRNEILIREIEYLDKNIKKISRINANIRLISNRLNYLTYMQENPVFIVHFLDELSRKIPDNISLNSLSKINEKIIILGQAKNHKDIGVMMRNLANNAWVRNAELIEIMKKQSQGEAFNEFKLKANMEFQDDSNQQERI
- the pilM gene encoding type IV pilus biogenesis protein PilM, with the translated sequence MFKRLRSRPSLGMDITPSEINILQISHVADNYCIENFASSVLPPHTIVDNQLRDIDAIAHCLKRITMTSSLSGNFVVLAVPDSAIITKTIQIRADLVDAEIEEAIYFELCKYLSYPLHEINMDFVIQGPCAEEKGKLNVQIIACRSEQVSKRVEALKPANLLAKTIEIESSAIERVVPLLEKSRTIQQIAIFKINHLYIQLYVFKENNIVFTHEEKFCSTQWFDPLGWQNCEDPFSHIAPSTKLENIDVIIRQIKKNLQFFYSTQMDCVVEHVFLAGEKELLTKICQRLEDKIKIPVSIANPFKNMEYSSNISFREILEKAPSLLIACGLALRGEV